In one Arthrobacter jinronghuae genomic region, the following are encoded:
- a CDS encoding ATP-dependent helicase codes for MSAPVTVPGELPEAAPVPKYSARELAELLHTDPNSPVQYPTEDQIGIIEGPLEPLLVIAGAGSGKTKTMADRVVWLVANELVRPEEILGVTFTRKAAGELASRIRARLNLLYHQLDAGPGGAADPDTAGGGEERMEPSVSTYHSYANGIVNDYGLRIGVERDSVMLGGAQSWQLANEVVEAYSGDYEHFTAAKSTLVGAVLQMAGECSEHLRTPAEVRAELEAHVAAVSALPYQFGKPKEPTQAARKLINRLRTRISVTELVEAYRQAKAERRQLDFGDLVELAARIAATIPEAVEMERAKFKVVLLDEFQDTSHAQMVLFSNLFGDGRSVTAVGDPHQSIYGFRGASAGQLGTFREKFPLFTDNGRELAPLANLSVAWRNSTSVLAAANTVSTPLNGVAPWLKHQRLPHVPELQAKPNAPVGEVYLGRYLCDVSVEPGKGTPERILGEAEAVAEQVAFHRSRIFERDERNQPVRPAVAVLCRGRKQFDPIRKELEQRGIPVQIVGLGGLLSTPEVVDLLAVLRVLGDPGRSDSMLRILAGARWRIGPADLMALADWSRHLVRVRERAVRVADAADIHGPDEGPDLVVEADLVEAGSLVEAVDSLPRPGWVSNAGRSLSEEGLKRLTQLRNELRDLRGFVGEDLTTLIGEVERRILLDIEVAAKPGVTLHESRRNLDAFIDAAATFSSSAERVDLAAFLAWLEAANSEENGLPVTPLEPSREAVQLLTVHASKGLEWDIVVVPGLNEASFPSDKDSRWSSGDAAIPWTLRGDSLDLPQWNWEQVDQKSWLESEKLFSEDAKGHAEREERRLAYVAFTRAKSVLICTASAWGGGRSKPLAPSRYLQDLYDLEQSGASGYRLLNWVMPEDDGTENPANAEAERAVWPVDPLGPRRQAMEAAAEAVLESAGRRAARTAGQGEGRGEEDAPGQGEEGLPERDSAPADTATGSPAGRWSRETELVLARHRPPNEVVQVELPAHISASMLVDLKDNPAEVTRQLRRPVPRQPGMAARKGTAFHAWVEEFFGSSGMLDIDEYPGAADAYVDEAYQLEDMIATFEASDWAQRTPAFIEVPVETKVDTVVVRGRIDAVFQDADGTWDLIDWKTGAPPSSQKLDVRSVQLAVYRLAWARLKGVPLEQVRAAFYYVAADKLIRPYNLAGEDELEEIIREAAKTPSAGY; via the coding sequence GTGAGTGCGCCCGTAACGGTACCGGGGGAGCTGCCGGAAGCGGCGCCCGTCCCGAAGTACTCCGCCCGGGAACTGGCGGAACTGCTGCACACTGACCCGAACTCGCCGGTGCAGTACCCCACCGAGGACCAGATCGGGATCATCGAGGGCCCCCTCGAACCCCTGCTGGTCATTGCCGGGGCGGGCTCGGGCAAAACCAAGACGATGGCGGACCGGGTGGTCTGGCTGGTGGCCAACGAACTGGTCCGGCCCGAGGAGATCCTTGGGGTCACCTTCACCCGCAAGGCGGCCGGTGAGCTGGCCTCCCGCATCCGAGCGCGCCTGAACCTGCTCTACCACCAGCTCGACGCCGGACCCGGCGGAGCAGCGGATCCGGACACCGCCGGCGGCGGCGAGGAACGGATGGAGCCGAGTGTCTCCACCTACCATTCCTACGCGAACGGCATCGTGAACGACTACGGCCTGCGGATCGGCGTCGAGCGCGATTCCGTGATGCTTGGCGGCGCGCAGTCGTGGCAGCTGGCCAATGAAGTGGTGGAAGCCTATTCCGGGGACTACGAACACTTCACCGCAGCCAAGTCCACCCTGGTCGGCGCGGTGCTGCAGATGGCCGGCGAATGCTCCGAACATCTGCGGACCCCGGCCGAGGTTCGTGCCGAACTCGAAGCGCACGTAGCCGCCGTCTCGGCCCTGCCGTATCAGTTCGGCAAGCCGAAGGAACCCACCCAGGCAGCCAGGAAGCTGATCAACCGCCTCCGCACGCGCATCTCCGTAACCGAACTGGTGGAAGCGTACCGGCAGGCCAAGGCGGAGCGCCGGCAGTTGGACTTCGGCGACCTCGTGGAACTGGCCGCCCGGATTGCCGCCACTATCCCCGAAGCCGTGGAAATGGAGCGCGCCAAGTTCAAGGTGGTGCTGCTGGACGAGTTCCAGGACACCTCGCACGCCCAGATGGTGCTTTTCTCGAACCTGTTCGGCGACGGCCGCTCCGTTACCGCCGTGGGGGATCCGCATCAGTCCATTTACGGGTTCCGCGGGGCTTCCGCGGGCCAGCTGGGCACCTTCCGGGAGAAGTTCCCGCTGTTCACCGACAACGGGCGGGAGCTCGCACCGCTGGCTAACCTGTCCGTGGCCTGGCGGAACTCCACCTCCGTGCTGGCGGCCGCCAACACCGTCTCCACCCCGCTCAACGGGGTTGCCCCGTGGCTTAAGCACCAGCGCCTGCCGCACGTACCCGAGCTGCAGGCCAAGCCCAACGCCCCCGTAGGCGAGGTGTACCTGGGCCGCTACCTCTGCGATGTCTCGGTGGAACCCGGCAAGGGCACCCCGGAACGGATCCTGGGTGAAGCAGAGGCCGTAGCGGAGCAGGTGGCGTTCCACCGCAGCAGGATCTTCGAACGGGACGAGCGCAACCAGCCGGTGCGGCCCGCCGTGGCGGTGCTGTGCCGCGGACGCAAGCAGTTCGACCCCATCCGCAAGGAACTGGAGCAGCGGGGGATTCCGGTGCAGATTGTCGGACTGGGCGGACTGCTGTCCACTCCGGAAGTGGTGGACCTGCTCGCTGTCCTGCGGGTTTTGGGCGACCCGGGACGCTCCGATTCGATGCTGCGGATCCTGGCCGGAGCACGGTGGCGGATTGGGCCGGCGGACCTCATGGCACTGGCGGACTGGTCCCGACACCTGGTCCGCGTCCGTGAACGGGCCGTCCGGGTTGCCGACGCCGCCGATATCCACGGCCCGGACGAAGGTCCGGACCTCGTGGTGGAGGCGGACCTGGTGGAGGCCGGCAGCCTCGTGGAAGCCGTGGACTCCCTGCCGCGTCCCGGCTGGGTGTCCAATGCCGGACGCTCCCTCTCCGAGGAGGGGCTGAAGCGCCTGACACAGCTGCGGAACGAGCTCCGGGACCTGCGCGGTTTTGTCGGCGAGGACCTGACCACGCTGATCGGGGAAGTGGAACGCCGGATCCTGCTCGACATCGAGGTCGCCGCCAAGCCAGGCGTGACCCTGCACGAGTCCCGGCGGAACCTGGACGCCTTCATCGACGCCGCAGCCACCTTCAGCTCATCCGCCGAACGGGTGGATCTGGCCGCGTTCCTCGCGTGGCTGGAAGCGGCCAACTCCGAGGAAAACGGTCTGCCCGTGACGCCGCTCGAGCCGAGCCGGGAAGCGGTCCAGCTCCTCACGGTCCACGCGTCCAAGGGCCTGGAATGGGACATCGTGGTGGTTCCGGGCCTGAACGAAGCCTCGTTCCCCAGTGACAAGGATTCGCGCTGGAGCAGCGGAGATGCCGCCATCCCGTGGACCCTGCGCGGCGACAGCCTGGACCTGCCGCAGTGGAACTGGGAACAGGTGGACCAGAAGTCCTGGCTGGAAAGCGAAAAGCTCTTCAGCGAAGACGCCAAGGGCCACGCGGAACGTGAGGAACGCCGGCTTGCCTACGTGGCGTTCACCCGCGCCAAATCCGTGCTGATCTGCACCGCCTCCGCCTGGGGCGGGGGACGGTCCAAACCGCTGGCACCCTCGCGGTACCTGCAGGATCTCTATGACCTGGAGCAGTCCGGCGCCTCCGGCTACCGGCTGCTGAACTGGGTTATGCCCGAAGATGACGGGACGGAAAACCCGGCCAACGCCGAGGCGGAGCGGGCAGTATGGCCGGTTGATCCCCTTGGACCGCGCCGGCAGGCAATGGAAGCCGCGGCGGAAGCCGTGCTGGAATCTGCCGGACGCCGGGCGGCGAGGACTGCGGGCCAGGGGGAAGGCCGGGGCGAGGAAGACGCTCCGGGCCAGGGGGAAGAAGGTCTGCCCGAGCGGGATTCCGCGCCCGCTGACACCGCCACTGGGTCCCCGGCCGGGCGTTGGAGCCGCGAAACGGAACTGGTGCTGGCCCGGCACCGTCCGCCGAACGAGGTGGTGCAGGTGGAACTTCCCGCCCACATTTCGGCATCCATGCTGGTGGACCTGAAGGACAACCCGGCGGAGGTCACCCGGCAGCTCCGCCGTCCGGTGCCGCGCCAACCGGGCATGGCCGCCCGCAAGGGCACCGCCTTCCACGCCTGGGTCGAGGAATTCTTCGGTTCGAGCGGCATGCTGGATATCGACGAATACCCCGGCGCCGCTGACGCCTATGTGGATGAGGCCTATCAGCTGGAGGACATGATTGCCACGTTCGAGGCCTCGGACTGGGCACAGCGGACACCGGCCTTCATCGAGGTGCCGGTGGAAACCAAGGTGGACACCGTCGTCGTCCGCGGCCGGATCGACGCGGTGTTCCAGGATGCGGACGGCACCTGGGACCTCATCGACTGGAAGACGGGCGCTCCGCCGTCGTCGCAGAAGCTCGATGTGCGCTCCGTGCAGCTCGCCGTGTACCGGCTGGCGTGGGCGCGGCTCAAGGGGGTTCCGCTGGAGCAGGTACGGGCCGCCTTCTACTACGTGGCGGCCGACAAGCTGATCCGGCCGTACAACCTGGCCGGTGAAGACGAACTCGAGGAGATCATCCGGGAGGCAGCAAAAACCCCGTCCGCCGGGTACTGA